In Bubalus kerabau isolate K-KA32 ecotype Philippines breed swamp buffalo chromosome 4, PCC_UOA_SB_1v2, whole genome shotgun sequence, one DNA window encodes the following:
- the SLC46A1 gene encoding proton-coupled folate transporter, with protein sequence MEGRANSPGEPRAWPTRSVLCRGCVEPLVFLANFALVLQGPVTTQYLWHRFSADLGYNGTRHRDSCSNHSVDPIAQEVETLTSHWTLYMNVGGFLVGLFSSTLLGAWSDCVGRRPLLVLASLGLLLQTVLSIFVVQLHLHIGYLVLGRILCALLGDFSGLLAAGFASVADVSSSRTRTIRMALLEACIGVAGMLASFIGGFLLQEQVYVNPFWLALAVLTVMTLYAAFCFGETVKERTPTRLFTLRHHRSIIQLYVTQAPEKSRKHLALYSLAIFVMITVHLGAQDILTLYELSAPLCWDSRLISYGSAAQQLPYLTSLLGLRLLQYCLADTWVAEIGLVFNILGMMVFAFATITPLMFTGYGLLFLSLVVTPIIRAKLSRLVRQSEQGALFSALACVNGLAMLMASGIFNSLYPATLNLMKGFPFLLGAGLLFIPAILMGILERDNHCPEFQEFSQSP encoded by the exons ATGGAGGGGCGCGCGAACTCCCCGGGCGAGCCCCGCGCCTGGCCTACCCGGTCCGTGCTGTGCCGCGGCTGCGTGGAGCCACTCGTCTTCCTCGCCAACTTCGCCTTGGTCCTGCAGGGCCCGGTCACCACGCAGTACCTGTGGCACCGTTTCAGTGCAGACCTTGGCTACAATGGCACCCGTCACAGGGACAGCTGCAGCAACCACAGCGTGGACCCCATCGCACAG GAAGTGGAGACACTTACCTCCCACTGGACCCTCTACATGAACGTGGGCGGTTTCCTGGTGGGGCTCTTCTCGTCCACCCTGCTGGGCGCCTGGAGTGACTGCGTGGGCCGCCGCCCGCTGCTGGTGCTGGCCTCCCTCGGCCTGCTGCTCCAGACCGTGCTGTCCATCTTCGTGGTTCAGCTGCATCTCCACATCGGCTACTTGGTACTGGGCCGCATCCTTTGTGCCCTCCTCGGCGATTTCAGTGGGCTACTGGCCGCCGGCTTTGCCTCCGTGGCTGATGTCAGCTCCAGCCGCACGCGTACTATCCGAATGGCCCTGTTGGAAGCATGCATTGGGGTGGCGGGAATGCTGGCGAGCTTCATTGGTGGCTTCTTGCTCCAGGAGCAGGTTTATGTCAACCCCTTCTGGCTCGCCTTGGCCGTGCTGACCGTCATGACTCTCTATGCAGCATTCTGCTTTGGTGAGACAGTGAAGGAGCGGACACCTACCCGTCTCTTCACACTCCGTCACCACCGATCCATCATCCAGCTCTATGTGACCCAGGCCCCGGAGAAGTCCAGGAAGCACTTAGCCCTGTACTCATTGGCCATCTTCGTGATGATCACTGTGCACCTTGGGGCCCAGGACATCCTGACCCTCTATGAGCTGAGTGCACCCCTCTGCTGGGACTCTCGGCTGATCAGCTACGGTTCTGCAGCTCAGCAGCTCCCATACCTCACCAGCCTGCTGGGCCTGCGGCTTCTGCAGTACTGCCTGGCTGACACCTGGGTGGCTGAGATTGGCCTGGTCTTCAATATCCTGGGGATGATGGTCTTCGCATTTGCTACCATCACACCCCTCATGTTCACAG GGTACGGGCTCCTTTTCCTGTCACTGGTCGTCACCCCTATCATCCGGGCCAAGCTATCTAGACTGGTGAGGCAATCGGAGCAGG GCGCTCTCTTTTCTGCTCTGGCCTGTGTGAATGGCTTGGCCATGCTGATGGCCTCCGGCATCTTCAACTCGCTCTACCCAGCCACCCTGAACCTCATGAAGGGCTTCCCTTTCCTCCTGGGAGCTGGACTGCTATTCATCCCAGCCATCCTGATGGG GATACTGGAAAGGGATAATCATTGCCCTGAATTCCAGGAGTTTTCCCAGAGCCCCTGA